The proteins below come from a single Bombus fervidus isolate BK054 chromosome 15, iyBomFerv1, whole genome shotgun sequence genomic window:
- the Pp2c1 gene encoding protein phosphatase 2C, with the protein MPLSIGVNLRVTGHCNQGGRKYMEDMFSVAFQSTPDDKDLEYAFFGIFDGHGGGEAATFAKEHLMNVIVKQKNFWSDRDEDVLRAIKDGYVNTHYAMWRELDKWPRTASGLPSTAGTTASIAFIRKGKIYLGHVGDSGIILGYQVDGDPQWRAEALTKDHKPESGPEMMRIRESGGKVVSKSGVPRVVWNRPRIGHKGPVRRSTHIDEIPFLAVARSLGDLWSYNSELNTFVVSPEPDVKVVAIDVESHRCLIFGTDGLWNMLTPQAAVAIVQAADRHNEKHLIASQQTCNGQADNVQLWINPSKSLVDRALEKWSLKRLRADNTSVVTLMLDPPGPSRSEIILSQKECVVTHRTMHTPTATLAEAPTRHNCNQVSSSIPRPSPIINHYVDLKIPAFSDEIEGNQKESYVENICTPLEKIEENQYQKDEKHADISENLDDGNVQSAELSSNEILKNSIEVNSLEFEAEVKKTKTIEGQPIRTTENNTLNEQKNSRSSRQSPEIEMKNDPDVSNVIHQSAFSSECNGTHSSTVATSTTENNEVVLASTSCNENEVKANILNGSRHRQTTLFSTSRRDVRSTRRLSLTAHSRNTLGDAGSLETKTYVNSRLKSRSTKLSVSGNTVEEGVRNSTSKTSGSAVSTKRRHSAISQSVVNTIEESCMLQEPCVKRRTRSEDRPNPVDENDPANQATKDASSSMSWPSTDSNIARSTAVATTVPVQERLSSLNSFQRNLEKKATPVKAIRRPSIKGLLKQLWAASLSAREWDQGRSNRSNNCNERRIKRTVSIISSSDNTTVPQRWLRSDTIAATPVKTLRSRNVDITGHTISPQLVHQYGIVKQSRLSLPCKLKHSSNNGFLQSSRVRSSSSLSSSIKQTSSNTGNGACSTISPANTGCNSSSGMAKRVKSPYNPSARSLSTRSRIKRLGK; encoded by the exons ATGCCGTTGAGTATTGGGGTTAACCTAAGAGTGACCGGACATTGTAATCAGGGCGGTCGTAAGTACATGGAGGACATGTTCAGCGTGGCCTTTCAATCGACACCGGATGACAAAGATCTGGAGTATGCCTTTTTCGGGATATTCGACGGCCACGGTGGCGGCGAAGCTGCCACATTTGCAAAGGAACACCTGATGAACGTTATCGTCAAGCAGAAAAACTTTTGGAGCGATCGGGACGAGGATGTGCTGCGAGCCATCAAAGACGGATACGTGAACACGCACTATGCGATGTGGCGGGAGCTTG ACAAGTGGCCGAGAACCGCATCCGGATTACCATCTACGGCTGGGACCACGGCTAGTATAGCCTTCATTCGTAAAGGTAAAATTTACCTGGGTCATGTAGGAGATTCTGGCATAATATTGGGATACCAAGTAGACGGTGACCCTCAATGGCGTGCAGAAGCTTTGACCAAAGACCATAAGCCGGAAAGTGGGCCAGAAATGATGAGGATACGTGAGTCTGGTGGTAAAGTTGTTAGCAAGTCTGGAGTTCCAAGAGTTGTTTGGAACAGACCTCGTATTGGGCACAAAGGACCTGTTCGAAGGTCAACTCATATAGATGAAATTCCGTTTCTTGCTGTTGCTAGATCCTTAG GTGATCTTTGGAGTTACAACTCAGAGTTGAACACATTTGTTGTGTCTCCAGAACCAGATGTTAAAGTAGTCGCGATTGATGTGGAATCACATCGTTGCCTTATTTTTGGAACAGATGGTTTGTGGAATATGTTGACACCCCAAGCTGCAGTGGCTATTGTCCAAGCTGCAGATAGACATAATGAGAAACATCTGATTGCTTCTCAACAAACATGTAATGGG CAAGCTGATAATGTTCAACTATGGATAAATCCTTCGAAAAGTCTAGTAGATAGAGCTTTGGAGAAATGGTCATTAAAGAGGCTACGTGCAGATAATACAAGCGTGGTTACATTAATGTTAGATCCACCAGGTCCATCTCGTAGTGAG ATTATATTGAGCCAGAAAGAGTGTGTCGTGACACATCGTACTATGCATACACCTACTGCTACGCTTGCAGAAGCTCCAACAAGACATAACTGTAATCAAGTCTCTTCAAGCATACCAAGGCCTTCTCCTATAATAAATCATTATGTTGATCTTAAAATACCAGCTTTTTCAGATGAAATTGAGGGGAATCAGAAGGAATCatatgtagaaaatatatgtacacctctagaaaaaattgaagaaaatcaATATCAAAAAGATGAAAAGCATGCAGATATCTCAGAAAATTTGGATGATGGAAATGTTCAATCTGCAGAATTATCAtccaatgaaatattaaagaacAGTATAGAAGTAAATAGTCTCGAATTTGAGGCAGAAGTAAAAAAGACTAAGACCATCGAGGGGCAACCAATAAGGACAACTGAAAATAATACACTAAATGAGCAGAAAAATTCGAGATCATCTCGGCAATCACCTGAGATAGAAATGAAAAACGATCCTGACGTTTCAAATGTGATACACCAAAGTGCATTTTCTAGTGAATGTAATGGTACACATTCTTCCACAGTCGCTACTAGTACCACAGAGAACAATGAAGTAGTTCTAGCGAGTACTAGCTGTAATGAGAACGAAGTAAAAGCTAACATATTAAATGGATCTCGTCACAGACAGACAACATTATTCTCAACCTCAAGAAGAGACGTTCGAAGTACAAGAAGGCTCAGCTTAACTGCACACTCGCGAAATACTTTGGGGGATGCTGGTTCGTTGGAAACGAAAACATATGTAAATTCTAGACTTAAATCGCGTAGTACAAAATTGTCGGTATCGGGAAACACGGTGGAGGAAGGTGTGAGAAATTCGACGAGCAAAACTAGCGGTAGTGCTGTTTCTACTAAACGAAGACACAGTGCAATATCACAGAGTGTAGTTAACACGATTGAGGAGTCATGTATGTTACAAGAACCATGCGTTAAAAGGAGGACACGTTCGGAGGATCGTCCAAACCCGGTCGACGAGAATGATCCAGCGAATCAAGCCACAAAGGACGCGAGTAGTAGTATGAGCTGGCCTAGCACGGATTCCAATATTGCTCGTTCTACGGCTGTTGCTACCACTGTACCTGTACAGGAAAGGCTGTCGTCGCTAAATAGCTTCCAAAGAAATTTGGAGAAAAAAGCTACGCCAGTGAAAGCTATCAGAAGGCCGTCTATCAAAGGTCTGTTGAAACAATTGTGGGCTGCTAGTCTCAGCGCAAGAGAGTGGGATCAGGGAAGAAGTAATAGATCGAATAATTGTAACGAGCGGAGGATAAAGCGAACCGTGTCTATTATAAGTTCTTCAGATAATACGACTGTTCCGCAACGTTGGCTCAG GTCGGATACTATCGCAGCGACACCTGTAAAAACACTACGCTCACGTAATGTAGACATAACTGGTCACACGATATCTCCACAATTAGTACATCAGTACGGAATAGTAAAGCAAAGTCGGCTCTCTTTACCGTGTAAATTGAAGCATTCTAGTAATAATGGATTTCTACAGTCAAGTAGAGTAAGGTCTTCTTCCTCCTTGTCGTCCAGTATAAAGCAAACTAGCAGTAATACTGGGAACGGAGCTTGCTCTACGATTAGCCCTGCGAACACCGGATGTAATTCTAGTTCCGGAATGGCTAAGAGAGTCAAATCACCCTATAACCCAAGTGCTAGGTCATTAAGCACGCGATCTCGCATTAAACGTCTTGGAAAATGA